In a genomic window of Brassica rapa cultivar Chiifu-401-42 chromosome A10, CAAS_Brap_v3.01, whole genome shotgun sequence:
- the LOC117129023 gene encoding uncharacterized protein LOC117129023: protein MAHDTPPVYVSNTRQLQGFVALKKIEQLRLCVEITENKDDRAREKTKTNFSFSSEVEASKVESRDDNYSGSYDGCSSEKEEEDNEIDCSSIVEGENQNVGGEDETCKENKEDDEFDSRFDMFDDSDGASSEDDNFSSYGESPLEGEESPTIPPKKIYQNFSMSGSKESEEVLLRLEMSSLNLAVGQRYESKADLERRLKLLTVKDRFDYDVDISTQTLFIVKCWVDGCIWRVCASTKGESPAFYVYILGELYKNFLGDVGPAVRPTSVGIAITKQFGVKMEYWKSYRTLKFAREIVQGTPESGFERLASYLYMIIRENPSTVARLQIDENGKFMYVFLAFGASVNGLPFMRKVVVVDSTFLNGRYKGTILTALAQDGNFQIFPIAFAVVDTENDDSWHWFFTQLKLLIPDDEGLAIISDRHNSIGKAITNVYPLASRGICTYHLYKNILGRYKGKDAFRLVKKAARCFRMSDFTQILEEIEAINPALHGYLQRADVRLWTCVHFPGERYNLMTTNIAELMNRALSNARGLNIVRILESIRVMMTRWFAERREDARSQRTTLTRGVEKLLHGRVTAARDLAVQRIDDHHTEVKYGSSGESLHVVNLVERKCTCRRFELEKLPYVHAIAAAEYRNVSRISLCSPYYTSNYLVSAYAESVMPVDSAQPVPELVANQRCLPPTVRQPPGRPKKNRMKSALEVALSNKRPRKEHTCSQCRQTGHNAKTCPM, encoded by the exons ATGGCGCACGACACTCCACCAGTGTACGTGTCCAATACTCGGCAGTTGCAAGGTTTTGTAGCCCTAAAGAAAATCGAACAACTACGTCTTTGTGTTGAGATTACGGAGAACAAGGACGACAGAGCAAGAGAGAAGACTAAAACAAACTTCAGTTTTAGCTCAGAAGTAGAAGCGTCAAAAGTTGAGTCCAGAGACGATAATTACAGTGGGAGTTACGATGGTTGCAGTtcagagaaggaagaagaggacaATGAGATTGATTGCTCTAGTATTGTGGAAGGAGAAAATCAGAACGTAGGCGGAGAAGATGAAACAtgcaaagaaaacaaagaagacgATGAATTTGATAGCCGATTTGATATGTTCGATGACTCGGACGGTGCGTCATCTGAAGATGATAACTTCAGCTCATACGGTGAGTCTCCTTTAGAAGGCGAAGAGTCACCAACGATACCTCCCAAGAAGATATATCAGAACTTCTCGATGAGCGGGTCTAAAGAGAGTGAGGAGGTTCTTCTAAGGTTGGAGATGTCGTCGTTAAATCTTGCGGTAGGGCAACGATACGAGAGTAAAGCCGATTTGGAGAGACGATTGAAACTTCTTACGGTGAAGGATCGATTTGATTATGATGTAGACATATCAACCCAAACATTATTCATTGTTAAGTGTTGGGTTGATGGATGTATCTGGAGGGTTTGTGCTTCTACCAAAGGGGAATCCCCGGCGTTCTATGTTT ATATTTTAGGAGAGTTGTACAAGAACTTTCTCGGCGACGTTGGTCCGGCCGTTCGCCCTACGAGTGTTGGAATAGCTATCACTAAGCAGTTTGGTGTAAAG ATGGAATATTGGAAATCTTACCGGACGCTGAAATTTGCAAGGGAAATTGTTCAGGGAACACCTGAGAGTGGGTTTGAACGCTTGGCTTCTTACTTATACATGATAATAAGGGAAAATCCGAGTACAGTTGCGCGTCTTCAAATCGATGAGAATGGAAAATTCATGTATGTGTTTCTTGCGTTTGGTGCGAGCGTAAATGGGCTTCCTTTCATGCGCAAAGTTGTGGTTGTCGACAGTACGTTTCTTAATGGTAGATACAAAGGGACGATTCTCACAGCACTAGCTCAGGATGGTAACTTTCAGATTTTTCCAATAGCCTTCGCAGTGGTTGACACTGAAAATGATGATTCCTGGCATTGGTTTTTTACGCAACTAAAACTTTTGATTCCTGACGACGAGGGTCTTGCGATAATCTCGGATAGGCATAACTCGATTGGGAAAGCAATTACAAATGTGTATCCGCTTGCTTCTCGTGGAATTTGCACGTACCATCTATATAAGAATATACTGGGACGGTACAAAGGAAAAGATGCAtttcgtctggtgaagaaagcgGCGAGATGTTTTAGGATGTCTGACTTTACTCAGATTTTGGAGGAGATTGAAGCGATTAATCCAGCACTCCACGGCTACCTCCAAAGGGCTGATGTCCGACTGTGGACGTGTGTTCATTTTCCGGGCGAGAggtacaatttgatgactacGAACATAGCGGAATTAATGAACAGAGCATTGTCGAATGCTAGAGGTCTTAACATTGTTCGGATATTAGAATCGATACGGGTTATGATGACCAGATGGTTTGCTGAACGAAGAGAGGATGCCAGATCGCAGCGAACCACGCTTACTCGTGGTGTGGAGAAACTACTACAT ggTCGTGTAACTGCCGCCAGAGATTTAGCGGTACAGAGGATTGATGATCATCACACTGAAGTTAAATATGGATCTTCCGGCGAGTCTTTGCATGTTGTTAATTTGGTAGAGCGAAAGTGCACATGTCGCCGTTTCGAACTCGAGAAATTACCATATGTACACGCAATCGCAGCGGCGGAGTACAGGAATGTTTCTCGTATATCCCTGTGCAGTCCTTACTATACCAGCAATTATTTGGTTAGCGCATACGCTGAATCGGTCATGCCGGTTGATTCAGCGCAACCTGTTCCAGAACTCGTGGCTAACCAACGCTGCTTGCCCCCGACTGTACGTCAACCACCAGGCAGACCGAAGAAAAATAGGATGAAATCTGCTTTAGAAGTTGCACTATCAAACAAACGTCCTAGGAAAGAGCACACATGTTCTCAATGTAGACAGACTGGTCATAATGCGAAAACTTGTCCGATGTAA
- the LOC103849412 gene encoding uncharacterized protein LOC103849412, which translates to MINQMVVTFVLGILIIPAIVINGEFSDTHDAKIDLLLKKLNKPAVKSIKSPYGGIIDCVHMKNHPIYDHPLFKNHTIQMKPSGDHDKWNNDTLNIDDESIVTQLWTINGKCPQNTIPIRRTTREDILRAESIENYGKKYPNNIPRRKPANSTNEIHEYATLRVNGIFRGAEAVINVWKPYVQMPREFSLAQMWLEAGPPSNLNTIEFGWQVYPGRYGDDNARFFVYWTADGYRSGCYNLDCPGFVPVNQAYVLGEPIGHVSTLGGQQYEIPTTIWKDPRTGNWWLKLNHHVFIGYWPSILFNHLRNGATDITWGGEITNYRVNLQHTMTNMGSGGFASEGYERASYFRKLKIYDECNTWKPIHDRVPEYFITQESCYNIRYAYETDWGDYFFYGGPGRNLYCT; encoded by the exons ATGATCAATCAAATGGTAGTGACTTTTGTGCTCGGCATTCTAATCATACCAGCAATTGTCATCAATGGAGAGTTTTCAGATACTCATGATGCTAAAATAGATCTACTTTTAAAGAAACTCAACAAACCTGCTGTTAAATCCATCAAG AGTCCATACGGAGGTATAATAGATTGTGTCCATATGAAGAATCATCCTATTTATGATCATCCTTTATTTAAAAACCACACTATTCAG ATGAAACCAAGTGGTGACCACGATAAATGGAACAATGATACTTTAAATATAGACGACGAGAGTATAGTTACTCAACTCTGGACAATCAATGGAAAATGTCCCCAAAATACTATTCCAATCAGAAGAACGACAAGAGAAGATATTTTACGAGCGGAATCAATAGAAAACTATGGCAAAAAATATCCCAACAACATTCCTCGAAGAAAACCAGCCAATTCGACTAATGAAATCCATGAG TATGCCACCCTCCGCGTAAATGGAATCTTTCGTGGAGCTGAAGCAGTTATAAATGTGTGGAAGCCTTATGTGCAAATGCCAAGAGAATTTAGCCTAGCACAAATGTGGCTTGAGGCGGGTCCTCCTTCTAACCTTAACACCATTGAATTTGGTTGGCAG GTCTATCCAGGACGTTATGGTGATGACAACGCTAGATTCTTTGTTTACTGGACT GCAGATGGGTACCGTTCAGGCTGCTACAATCTTGATTGTCCAGGCTTTGTTCCTGTCAATCAAGCATATGTCTTAGGAGAACCTATTGGTCATGTTTCTACCTTAGGTGGTCAGCAATATGAGATTCCGACAACTATATGGAAG gATCCCCGGACAGGGAACTGGTGGTTGAAACTTAATCACCATGTATTTATCGGATATTGGCCTTCCATATTGTTCAATCATCTACGAAATGGGGCAACCGATATTACATGGGGAGGCGAAATAACAAATTATAGAGTTAATTTACAACATACAATGACAAACATGGGAAGTGGGGGTTTCGCATCGGAAGGATATGAAAGAGCTAGTTATTTTAGAAAACTTAAGATATATGATGAATGTAATACATGGAAACCAATTCATGATCGTGTTCCTGAATATTTCATTACCCAAGAGAGTTGTTACAATATAAGATATGCCTATGAAACTGACTGGGGGGATTATTTCTTTTATGGTGGTCCTGGTCGAAATCTGTATTGTACATGA